The Daphnia carinata strain CSIRO-1 chromosome 1, CSIRO_AGI_Dcar_HiC_V3, whole genome shotgun sequence sequence TTCAACAAATTTCTGAACTTAAAAATGTCGGCCTAAGAGGATTTCTTTATCAACTGGTTAGTTatgttttcaatttcatctTGTACTCATTTATTCAACCTTGTTTTATGTGCAGTCCAACAATCCTGCAAAGGCCATCTTTTTGGCATCCAATTTTTTAACGTTGTCGTGCATTCCGTGTCGACTGCTGGGCAAGCGAGAGCTAGAAGAAGCCATCTTGATCTTTGCCTTGCCTTCCGCCTGGTTCTTTCTCATGTTCTTCGCCGGAGCCATTCGTCTCACTGGTCCGTTCGTCACCATGATCTACAGCATGATCACCGGTGACATGCTCACCTTTGCCATCATTTACGCCATCATGTTGCTGGCCTTCTCTCAGGCGTTCTTCTTCCTTCACCGCGGACATCCGGACAAGCCTCCACTGTTCAGCAATTTCTTCTCCACGTGGATGGGCCTCTTCCAGTGGACACTCGGCGACTACAACGTAAGAATAAAAGCTTAGGATAAAATCAAAGGACTACACTCATCATGAACACATTGATTAGTACAATTCGCTGCAAGACACGGTTTATCCGGCCTTGACCAAGATCGTTTTCGTCATCTTCATGATCATGGTGCCGATTCTGCTGTTGAACATGTTGATCGCCATGATGGGCAACACTTATGCGCTCGTCATCCAGCAGAGTGAGAAGGAATGGGTGAAACAGTGGGCCAAAATCGTCATCGCCCTGGAGCGAGCGGTCAATCAAATGCATTGCAAAGAATATTTGCTGACGTACAGCATCAAAGTATCAGGTGGAAGTGATGGAACAGATGGATCTCCACCTCAAGAAGAAGTGCGAGGCGTCATGGTCATCAAGAGTCAGTttccaaattttattttcatattcaaatagATTAACATTTTGAACTCCTTTGTTttccaggtaaaaacaaaacgagagCTAGACAGAGGAAAGGTGCACTCAATAACTGGAAGGTATGTCATTAAACGATTTTATTTGGATATAGTCTCATGTCGTTGGGAAATTCAGAGAGTTGGCAAACGGACGATCAAAGAACTGAAACGTCGTGGCATCACGGGCGATCAATTGCGTCGCCAAATTTGGGAGCCCCGCACACCGTCTACCACATCCATCAATGCCAGGTATTAAGGACAAAATGTCAAGTTCGACTGCACGTCAAGAAGTCATTGAAtaagtttaaaattttccacaTATTTCTATGCAGCCCGTGCGTCACTCCTATACCTTGTCCGTCATCGGCTGCCATGCTTTTGATGGATAGCATGAATGGTGGCTCTGGTGTCGCCATGGGAGGGCCCGGCATTGATTCCTTCGCCTTTGGGGCTGCGTTCAACGACTTGTCCGGTTTCTCTGGAGGTGGTGGCCATCAGCAGAACAACGCCCCTAATCCCGCACCGGGTAAAATGTGATCTGTGTTTTAATGTGTtacattttcattcatttgtATGTCATTTTCTACACAGTCAATCAGGATATACTCAATGCGGCTCTTTTGAACAAGCTTTCAATGAACTTGCCATTCGAGGACATTTTCGAATCAACTTGTACAGCACCTGTGGCCGCTGGGCCTCCTGTAGCCGCCGTGACAGCCGTAGCTCCTGTGACACCTACGGCCGTTGCTCCTGTAACACCTACGGCTGTTGTAGTGCCGGATGTGACGCCGACGGCCGTTGTGGCACCGATGCCCGTTGTCTTGCCAACTGTCGCACCGATGCCTGTTGTGGCACAACCGATGGCCGTTGTAGCACCGGCGGTGGTACCCGTAGATACTGTGACGTCAGCAACTGCAATGGCATCACCGATCCCTACCAATCCAGTACCGCCTGCCCCTATAGAAATTTCGAACCCACCTTTGGTTACGCCCACTCCACCTACTCCAACAACGACCTCGATATTTCCACCACTCCCACCCTTGCCACTCGATTGCGGTCCGTCTTTTACCGATCAACTGGACAATTCGTCACAATTGTCCGATATTGAAAATGAACTTATTGCTCAAACTTTGTTGAGTGGCAATGTCAAACATAGAAAAACGGCCAACTCGCATCCCGGGAAGGATTCTCTTCCGCCTTTGTTTCGGGCCCGTCTTCTCGATACTCCGAATCAATCGATCGAAGGAGAGCTGATCTTTGCTGGATCGACGGAAAGCGCCATTTCTGTTTGTAGCACTCCGGCTAACACGACGGTGCCCATGATGACACCAGTTCACTTCACCACCGAGTCCAGACGACGTAGTAGTCCGAGTGTAATCCAACGAGCTGAGAGCATCGATGTAGTTGGAATCCGGCAACAGTTCAATGAACCCAAAAGCCCATCCATCAGCGATAGCATCCATCAGCCAACGATTATTATCAACACTGAattaaaacgagaaaaattaCCTCCACTCGTCGTAGATGATAAATTACTAGCCGCTGTTCATCGCGATCCTTCCGTTtctaaaaatcaaaacaaacgtTCGAAACATCGTCATCATCGGCGACATCATCAATTCATTCGAAGCAACGTTGTCGCACCCATGGAATTTTTCCCTGAACCAGAAACACAGCCAACAACAGAAGTCTGTCAGTTAGAAGACTCCACTTCCGAATCATCCCAGCCGGATCCTGCCCCGGAAGAAGAATCACCAAGGTCTGAACCCGAACAGGTCATCGTTGAAACAGTTTCTAATCCTCACGCACGTTCGTTATTGGCACGCTCTATCACAGTTactcaagaagaaaatgaacatCGCAAGAGGATCCAGATGCTGAAGAGTTCCAGTAGCATTCCAGTGGATCATCGGGTACATTTGACAGACAACGAGTCTCTGGCCAGCAGCTCTAGCGGTGTTGAAGAGAGTCTTTACACGGCGACACGTGTGAAGAAAGAACGTATGAGTTCGCAGAGTAGCAACACTAGCAGTGGATCGCAAACTGCCGCAAGCCCAGAAGAGCAACCGGCCATTATGGCCTCTGACCCTGTTGTTGTCTTTCACATCAGCGGTACGGGTGTCACCGATGACTTTACAGCACCTGGTCGACTTCCGAACAGTCCCATGTTGAGCACTAAATTGATGATGAGCACCAATAACAAGAGACCCATGACTCGCCATACAGCAAAGATGGCGACCATCACTGCTGCTAGTAAAGTGAAAAGGTTTAATTTAATGACGGCCTCAAAAGGAAGAAATCGATCACCAATGCGTCGGGAAGCTGTTGAACTTGCACGATCTTCTACTTCATCGCGGATAGACCAGGCCAAAGCGGATCACTTCAGTCCGTCAGCTTCTCCGGCCGTTCTGAATTTGAATCATTTATTGAGTGGCGATGACATTGAATCTCACATCCCTGATGAAATGATTGGCGATCCTTAAACGCACAGCATGGATTGAGGTTTCCAGTAGAGTCCTTCATCTTCATTCATTGAATTAATAACATTTGCCCATCATCAGCTTTAATATCTATTCCATTTCATTCTGTTTTGTCCCcctgaatttaaattttcgacCTCTGTCTTCtatttatttgtatttaaCTAATCGGTCACAGACGAAAGCTCATTATTGAAGATGATGTCTGATTAAAAAATCTTGAAAGTAAGTATTTACGGTGGTAGCATCAAATTATCGGAACGTGCTGCCTATTATTCCCACCTCTTTCCCCTTTTGTAACACTCATAACTTCTCTTAATCAATCTTGTTGATATGATTATTATATTACGGTTAATTATACTGCAGTATAttcacttgtttgtttttttcccaaatttaCTCGTTCTAACGATTCGCTAATTTTCAAAACACTGTCAAGAATACGAACCCATCCATTCTGACAAATGACATTTTAAAACCCCTTTTTAGGGTTCAGAAGGGTGACAACCACAGCAGGggtacagtgaatttcaaatgGCTCTATCGAGGTAACACTAAAGGCTGACACTTTTGACGTCTAGGGCTTGCCGAGGGGATATCACATGCGGAGGTGTCCAGCTGGGCGAAGGGATGGACATTTTCTTTCGCTGGGCAGTTTGCTCATCTTAGTGAAATCTGATGCCGAATCCACAAGCGGTCAGTTAGGCTCAATGAATAATGTGCAAACACACATCTATGCTATGTCAACAATACGGGTAATGTACACACATAGGGAGGCGAATGAAACTGCATTATCATATCACGGATGGCAAAGTAAACAAGACATCTATCCATATCTAAATACATTATTAGGATCTAATATCGATCATTTCACGGTAGCCAGCCGTCAATTTCTTGCGCTGGGCAATATCAGTTTACCATCATCGTAGTTTAGTTAAAAGAAGGGCGCACGTTTTTATTGGGGGTTGGCTAATGTCAATACAATTGGGAACGGGGTTTGCTTTTGCTATATACATAGGatccattcttcttttgttgacTCATTAGACTATCAATTCCATTAGAAATGACTCTCTGATAATAAACACAGCGCTACGCAATGACCTCGCAAGTTCACAGCCCTTATTATTTCTCCTCTTTAAATAGCTTTTATGATATGATTGACGCCATTTGTTTCATGTGCCGGAAGAGCCTCTTTGACTCGTCCtctatttcagtttttaattctaCAGCGTTTCGCGAGAAGGCCTACACATGACGTAATAGTCGATGCTCTTCCGGCTCTCCAAATGCCGGCGGAATCGCAGAAAcacaaagagaagaaaacagcaCAAGAGTGGTACCGCAAAGATGACCTTTGAAACTCCGGCCGACAAACGGGAAAAACAGATTTCGTTTCGGAACGTGGTCGTCAGCGGCAAAATGCGGAAATACAAGAAGCGCGGcacaacaaaacatttgctaTGACCTGAGCTTACGCGTCAGACGTACCCTCTCTTGCTTTTCATTACAAGAAGCACATTTAGAGTTAATTCAGCGATGTAACCTGAATGTATTACATTGTATTCTGCCACCACCACCTTTGTTATAGTTTATTAGTTCTATTCACCTCGACAACTAGAGATATATAGCTATTTGGTACTAAACTGTAAACACTAGCGCAGCAGCCCACTGAAAACAAGACAGGCAAAACAACTgaactaaaaaacaaatgaataacaagtaaaaaaaaaggaaaagcggAGGGTTTGTGAAACGGTGATGTTTTCGTCTGTGTGTATACGAGGCACGGCAGCACTAAGTGACAGTTTGTAGTAGTTATCCCCCTGTCTCGACTCCATTAACCTCTGCTGACTGTTCAGGTCACGAGGCAGCTTCAACCGACTTGTATTTCTTCGTCTAtatctcttttattttttcttcatctttcgttgtattacattttcttgtttggccCGTCGACCTACGTCGTTGTCTGACAAGCTCAACACATTTTGTTGTCTTGACAGCGGCCGTGGTCTATTATTGGTCCAACACTCTATGTACGAGCTTCACAGGGAAGAGTGTTCATTTTAAGGTTTCATAAAACGCTTATCAACACGAAATGACCTCTTACCCTATTGCTGCAGCGCACAGCGGTAGATATAGCTACACCTATAGACCTGTAATAGGTAACCCAATGATCTAGGATACGTTGTTAAATCACGGAAACAGTGTCGTGCAAGACTATCCTTTTCTTAGAGTAGCActaaattaatttcttttgtaGATCTAGACCTATACAGAGAATTGTCATGACAAAGAAGACATATTTTAATGACGTATGTATTGCATTTAGGTACTGTACATCATCCTTGACAGAAAGATAAAGGTGAATATTGTTAATGATTAATAGAAGACACATtaaatgatgaaaaacaaaattcgtaGATCAGGGAAAGTTGTTGCCACCGTGCTGGAACACGAAATCTTTATTCCTTCCAAGGTTAGTCTTAAACAATTTATCTGGCGATGAGGACAACATTAAAGTTGAGGTTTTCACATTGCTGTTATTGGGATTACAACTAATGCTTTCACCAGGTGATGAGGAAGATGATGTCGAGGGCGTACCTGATGTTATTGGACATACTGAGCATCCAGGCAAACAAACGTGCTGGAACGGATGCTGGCTAGGCGGCCTGTAATGGCTAGGGAAAAGCCAAGGGTACGAATGTGGATTGCTGGCCGCAGCAGCGGCTGCGGCCGCAAAATAAGCCGACGGGTGCAAAAACGACATCATTCCTGCAGCCGAAGGATAAGGTGACATCATTCTCAAAGCTGAAGGATATGCCATTGATGTTGATGAAGATACAGACATCGAATGTCCGTACTGCGAACGACTGGGCGATGATGTGGTCGGGAGTAAGGATGTCGTTGGCATGAAGGCGGATTTATTCGAGCCGCTTGTTGTCATTGAATAATTACTTCCACTATTATTGGCCTTACTTGAAGTCATAGTTCCATCATCGACATTATTCATCGTCATAATATCTGAAGAAGACGATTGATGGTTCGGTTGATGGCCAACTAACTGCTGGACAGCTTTAGCGACGTCCCCACCACAACTCTCCAGTGCACTTTCTACTGCATTTTTCGGATGAAACGGGAAAACTCTGGTCAGCATGTCAAGTGATCCGTGATGCTGAAGAACACGTTCCTTATTGGGCCCAGCTGGCGACTCGGTGATTGCAGGATCGTCGTTATTGTTCAATGCTAAATTCAGAACTTTTTCTACCGTTCGCTGTTGATCTTCTTGGCCGATGGCTTGCAGTTCCTCCTCATCTGAAccttttgaattcaaaatgtATTTCCATTCAATTATGTGACTGAGAAATGTGTAATCAAAATAATTACCAGAATTGTACATGGATTCGTCAAGTGGATCGTCCTTCTTGGGTGAATCACGGCCTCCAAATATGGGCCCAGGTGGCAAGAAAGGCATCCGGGTTCCAGTGGCGACAGAGCGCAATCCAAGAGCGATAGCATCTTCGGTAGCTTGTTGCCGTTTCAGTGCTACCTATATTCACgcaaaattaaacatttgatTCATTTAAACGAAAGGGGTTGGTATTAGAGTCATACCTGAGCGGCCATGACTCGTTGTCGCTCTGCAATTAAATTGCACTTGACACAGAGGCAGTCCTTGAACCGGCAGTGACGTTTGTGGCCTTTGAGCCAAGAGATGACTCCGTGATTGCGACATCGGGCGCATTTCGGTCGACGAAGAGCTGCTCCGCCGTTACTACATGATGCAGACCCATTGCTGATGGACATTGCTGATTTACTGTTGCTGCTCGTTTCCATCTCAAAAACTGAACCACATCTAAAGGGTAATGACATAAAATACTTCTCCTTTTAAACCCTCGTGCTTTAAGCTCTCGACGTCCAACACCTTCGCTTGGCATAAGGAAGCGTGTGTCTTGTGTGGGAAGCAGCATCCAGCTGAAATCTCACTGGCTGCCGGCCGAAACCCAACAACTGTGATTGGTCCAGCATTTGTGTTGTCCCTTTACACCATGTGTCCATGTCCTCCAATCCTGGAAGTATATAGGCGAAAAATGAGCCAATAGTTGCAGTCTATGATACCGTAAATCACAATAATTCATACAAGGATTAAATCCTAAAAATTATACTTAATGAGAGTGATTAGACAAGTATACAATAGTTGAAATAAACTATAgaataattcaaataaaatgtaTTCCTTATGCGAGTAAAGCCAAATTTAATCAAGGGTATAGAACCTCACACAAATGTACTGTTCATTGATCCATTAATAAAGTAAATTAGAATATTTGGTTTCTACTTTGTTGTTCTGAAATTGTGTGTTTTCATGGCCTGACTTCGTGAGTTGCTTCTATTCTTTTTGTCTAGGATTAAataagatttttaaaattcttgcTGATGTTAAGACAGATGTGTGTACGTTACATCTGTCAAATACATATAGACTACACACATTTTCGTTAAAGTGTACGAATGGACAGTAGTTGCTGTGTATATGAATACAGCCTTTACTACACGCATACTGttgtaaaaaggaaaagagttTGTCTCTCTTTGCCTGTGTGTTTACTGTGTATATACGAATCGCTCGTCCAAACTCGTCAGCTTGTGGGAAAAAGCTTTTAGCGGACTGACGGCAGTAATGTCGTGATGTGATTGACACGGACCGCGGTCGCGAAGCTAAACTTGATACGACTACAACCAGTGGGGAGAAAGAAGCTATAGGAACAGTACCAGGAtggaaagaataaagaaaggaaaaaaaagggctaatGACCACCCCTTGTATTTCTTgtgctgtgtgtgtatatatactaACGGCACtgtatttgttgttgttacaaATATAACCGGCCAACAGCGGGAGTCCGCCACATCAGGCTGACACGTACGTtagcttctcttttttcaaatctcaGTCAATGTTTAGATGGGTTCACAAttctatttgctttttttttttttgccttcattatttttttcc is a genomic window containing:
- the LOC130692234 gene encoding uncharacterized protein LOC130692234 — protein: MGNCKGKGSDSFNKQNSSAFDRVTSRTSTDDDCLLYQLADYQKGGDLIRYFTKEGPRATEELLKEQIPMLLYRKGEGQMVRRSDYLKWKYRKKRHMAVAVNEDVPGWADHFACWNFDYRGSLGESLLHVLIVCNTSVHTKLAKLLIVLFPNLALDVVEGNEFRGASALHLAIAYDSLEVIKLLVEAGAIVDQRAVGTFFLPRDQQRERPSRVTDYEGLAYFGEYPISWAACCNNEAAYNLLIDRGADPNSQDSFGNMVLHMVVVCNKLEMYGYALRHPRIQAKMGIINKAGLTPLTLSCHLGRATIFREMLELTAKEFWRYSNITCSAYPLNALDTILPDGRCNMTSALMIILNGTKEEHLDMLDGGIIQRLLEEKWKTFAQRQFLKRLGILFFHLFALSAAVYTRPRRDRPLIPHDYDDLNAMDIARFCFEIVTCLSCIGYVVIQQISELKNVGLRGFLYQLSNNPAKAIFLASNFLTLSCIPCRLLGKRELEEAILIFALPSAWFFLMFFAGAIRLTGPFVTMIYSMITGDMLTFAIIYAIMLLAFSQAFFFLHRGHPDKPPLFSNFFSTWMGLFQWTLGDYNYNSLQDTVYPALTKIVFVIFMIMVPILLLNMLIAMMGNTYALVIQQSEKEWVKQWAKIVIALERAVNQMHCKEYLLTYSIKVSGGSDGTDGSPPQEEVRGVMVIKSKNKTRARQRKGALNNWKRVGKRTIKELKRRGITGDQLRRQIWEPRTPSTTSINASPCVTPIPCPSSAAMLLMDSMNGGSGVAMGGPGIDSFAFGAAFNDLSGFSGGGGHQQNNAPNPAPVNQDILNAALLNKLSMNLPFEDIFESTCTAPVAAGPPVAAVTAVAPVTPTAVAPVTPTAVVVPDVTPTAVVAPMPVVLPTVAPMPVVAQPMAVVAPAVVPVDTVTSATAMASPIPTNPVPPAPIEISNPPLVTPTPPTPTTTSIFPPLPPLPLDCGPSFTDQLDNSSQLSDIENELIAQTLLSGNVKHRKTANSHPGKDSLPPLFRARLLDTPNQSIEGELIFAGSTESAISVCSTPANTTVPMMTPVHFTTESRRRSSPSVIQRAESIDVVGIRQQFNEPKSPSISDSIHQPTIIINTELKREKLPPLVVDDKLLAAVHRDPSVSKNQNKRSKHRHHRRHHQFIRSNVVAPMEFFPEPETQPTTEVCQLEDSTSESSQPDPAPEEESPRSEPEQVIVETVSNPHARSLLARSITVTQEENEHRKRIQMLKSSSSIPVDHRVHLTDNESLASSSSGVEESLYTATRVKKERMSSQSSNTSSGSQTAASPEEQPAIMASDPVVVFHISGTGVTDDFTAPGRLPNSPMLSTKLMMSTNNKRPMTRHTAKMATITAASKVKRFNLMTASKGRNRSPMRREAVELARSSTSSRIDQAKADHFSPSASPAVLNLNHLLSGDDIESHIPDEMIGDP
- the LOC130692259 gene encoding doublesex- and mab-3-related transcription factor dmd-4-like — translated: METSSNSKSAMSISNGSASCSNGGAALRRPKCARCRNHGVISWLKGHKRHCRFKDCLCVKCNLIAERQRVMAAQVALKRQQATEDAIALGLRSVATGTRMPFLPPGPIFGGRDSPKKDDPLDESMYNSGSDEEELQAIGQEDQQRTVEKVLNLALNNNDDPAITESPAGPNKERVLQHHGSLDMLTRVFPFHPKNAVESALESCGGDVAKAVQQLVGHQPNHQSSSSDIMTMNNVDDGTMTSSKANNSGSNYSMTTSGSNKSAFMPTTSLLPTTSSPSRSQYGHSMSVSSSTSMAYPSALRMMSPYPSAAGMMSFLHPSAYFAAAAAAAASNPHSYPWLFPSHYRPPSQHPFQHVCLPGCSVCPITSGTPSTSSSSSPGESISCNPNNSNVKTSTLMLSSSPDKLFKTNLGRNKDFVFQHGGNNFP